The following proteins are encoded in a genomic region of Dokdonia donghaensis DSW-1:
- a CDS encoding efflux RND transporter permease subunit, protein MTDKKKKNVNKEFAISSWAIDNPTIIYVLMALFLALGMGAYLGMARENFPEINETKIYISAPYPGNTAEDIERLIVDPLEDKLQNLSDVVEVLSTSQEDYAIITVEFKEGVDVQVAKQRVKDEVDSETANEDWPTFNNAKVEPNVFDLSISEETPILNVNVSGNYPTIKLKEYAEYLQDEIESLKEIKEATIRGAQEREVEVAVDVYKMIAAQVSFNDILASIGNENMTLSAGNLISSGQRRNIRVIGEIQSPEELEDFVIKSENGAIYLKDIATVSFTEEDKTTYARDLTLYDGDTVDDEEISETVVMLDVKKRSGENMIEAVEQINKIIENATAEVFPPDVVVRTANDQSAKTENQVNDLVNNIIFGIILVVGVLMFFLGFKNALFVGFAIPMSMFMSFMILNLMGYTMNTMILFALIMGLGMLVDNGIVVVENVYRLMDEEGMGRIEAAKKGIGEIAFPIIISTLTTVAAFVPLGLWPGIMGQFMIYFPITLSVVLGSSLFVAIFINSMLVSQFMNTEEKALSRKFLIRTSLIMLPIGLMILFLGGSIRGLGSLVLATIIFMWIYKYLLKGAADVFQQRFLTWLEKVYKNFLGWSIRGYRPIAFVGGIFLLLILTFMAFGGSIGAGRTAIEFFPDNKPNQITVYIEYPEGTAIEKTNAITKEIEQRVFKVFNDEAYLEGEDYNALVETSVSQVGEGAGNPQTDGGSAAEMPHKAKITATMREYKYRNEADSEELRFKVQDAVRGVYPGVVITVEKDAAGPPQGYPINIELEGKDYQELIIAAEQMRNYINSRNVPGVDELKINVNRGKPGTEVIVDRQKAGELGVATGQVGMQLRRSIFGDKAGVYKKDGEDYDIYVRFNEEQRYDKSALFNQNITFRDPATGQVKEVPVSAVTTTKNTSSFSAIKHRDSKRVVTVYSNLAAGFTDAGVVVAAIQEEMKNFDGVPKDIKVNYTGQIEEQAKEMNFLVSAFFGGLALIFFLLIFQFSSISKPVIIMIAIFLSFIGVFGGIIISGAPFVIIMTMMGIISLAGIVVNNGVVLLDYTQLLVDRKEVALGLEDKQLLDKKTMQELIIEGGRARLRPVLLTAITTVLGLIPLAIGINIDFFGLFQEFDAGVYVGGDNVIFWGPLAWTVIYGLIIATFLTLIIVPLLYYIVYRIKYKIRGGKETAAEEKELPEAA, encoded by the coding sequence ATGACAGATAAGAAAAAGAAAAATGTAAACAAGGAGTTTGCGATTTCAAGTTGGGCGATAGATAATCCTACGATTATTTACGTTCTTATGGCGCTGTTTCTTGCCTTAGGAATGGGAGCCTACCTAGGGATGGCTCGTGAGAACTTTCCGGAAATTAATGAGACTAAAATTTATATCTCTGCACCTTACCCAGGTAACACTGCCGAAGATATAGAACGTCTCATAGTAGATCCTCTAGAAGATAAACTGCAGAATCTTTCTGACGTGGTAGAAGTATTATCTACCTCACAAGAAGATTATGCGATCATCACAGTAGAGTTTAAAGAAGGTGTAGATGTACAAGTTGCAAAGCAACGTGTTAAGGATGAGGTAGACTCAGAAACTGCAAATGAGGACTGGCCTACGTTTAACAACGCAAAGGTAGAGCCTAATGTTTTTGACCTAAGTATCTCAGAAGAGACACCTATTCTTAATGTAAACGTATCTGGTAACTACCCTACTATAAAGCTCAAGGAGTATGCAGAGTACCTACAAGACGAGATTGAGAGCCTTAAGGAAATCAAGGAAGCAACCATACGTGGTGCTCAAGAACGCGAGGTAGAAGTAGCAGTAGATGTGTATAAAATGATTGCTGCACAAGTAAGTTTTAACGACATACTTGCTTCTATAGGTAACGAGAATATGACTCTCTCTGCAGGTAACCTTATAAGCAGTGGGCAGCGTCGTAACATACGTGTTATAGGAGAGATTCAAAGCCCAGAAGAGCTTGAAGACTTTGTGATCAAATCAGAAAATGGAGCGATATACCTAAAGGATATCGCAACGGTATCATTTACAGAAGAAGACAAAACTACTTATGCGCGTGACCTTACGCTTTATGATGGAGACACCGTAGATGATGAGGAGATAAGCGAGACAGTGGTAATGCTAGATGTAAAGAAACGTTCTGGCGAAAATATGATTGAAGCTGTTGAGCAAATCAACAAGATTATCGAAAACGCCACGGCAGAGGTCTTTCCTCCAGATGTAGTCGTACGTACAGCAAATGACCAGAGTGCCAAAACAGAAAACCAAGTAAACGACCTAGTAAACAATATCATCTTCGGGATTATACTTGTAGTAGGTGTACTTATGTTTTTCTTAGGATTTAAAAATGCACTCTTTGTAGGTTTTGCGATTCCTATGTCTATGTTTATGAGTTTTATGATCCTTAATTTAATGGGTTATACGATGAATACAATGATACTTTTTGCCCTCATTATGGGTCTAGGTATGCTTGTAGATAACGGGATTGTGGTGGTAGAAAACGTATACCGCCTTATGGATGAAGAAGGTATGGGACGCATAGAAGCAGCCAAAAAAGGTATAGGAGAGATTGCCTTCCCTATTATCATTTCTACACTTACTACCGTAGCAGCCTTTGTGCCGTTAGGACTATGGCCAGGTATTATGGGGCAGTTTATGATTTACTTCCCTATCACATTATCTGTGGTACTAGGTTCATCATTATTTGTGGCAATATTTATAAACTCGATGCTCGTATCACAGTTTATGAATACAGAGGAGAAGGCGCTTTCGCGAAAATTTCTCATCCGCACATCACTCATTATGTTGCCTATTGGGTTAATGATATTATTTTTAGGAGGAAGCATACGCGGTCTAGGAAGTCTAGTGCTAGCGACTATTATCTTTATGTGGATCTACAAATACCTACTGAAAGGTGCCGCCGATGTTTTTCAGCAGCGTTTCCTTACGTGGCTTGAGAAGGTGTATAAAAACTTCTTAGGGTGGTCTATTAGGGGCTACAGACCTATTGCATTTGTAGGAGGTATTTTTCTACTGTTAATTTTAACTTTTATGGCATTTGGAGGTTCTATAGGTGCAGGTCGTACCGCTATAGAGTTCTTCCCAGATAATAAGCCTAACCAGATTACGGTGTATATCGAGTATCCAGAGGGGACAGCCATCGAGAAAACAAATGCCATTACTAAAGAGATAGAGCAGCGCGTCTTTAAAGTATTTAATGACGAAGCATATCTAGAGGGCGAAGATTACAATGCTCTTGTAGAAACTTCTGTATCACAAGTAGGTGAGGGTGCAGGTAATCCTCAAACAGATGGCGGTAGTGCTGCCGAAATGCCGCATAAAGCAAAAATTACGGCAACAATGCGTGAGTATAAGTACCGTAACGAGGCAGATAGTGAAGAGCTGCGCTTTAAAGTGCAAGATGCCGTGCGAGGTGTGTATCCAGGGGTTGTAATTACAGTAGAAAAAGATGCTGCAGGACCACCACAAGGATACCCTATTAACATCGAGCTAGAAGGTAAAGATTACCAAGAACTCATTATCGCAGCAGAGCAAATGCGTAACTATATCAACAGCCGTAACGTGCCAGGTGTAGATGAGCTTAAGATTAATGTAAATAGAGGTAAACCAGGTACAGAGGTCATCGTAGATCGCCAGAAGGCTGGAGAGCTAGGTGTGGCAACCGGTCAAGTGGGTATGCAGCTGCGTCGTTCTATCTTTGGGGATAAAGCTGGAGTATATAAGAAAGACGGAGAAGATTATGACATCTACGTGCGCTTTAATGAAGAGCAGCGTTATGATAAATCTGCTTTGTTTAATCAGAATATTACGTTTAGAGATCCAGCAACTGGGCAAGTGAAAGAAGTGCCAGTGAGTGCTGTTACTACTACAAAAAATACATCATCTTTTAGCGCGATCAAGCACAGAGATTCAAAACGTGTGGTAACGGTATATTCTAACCTTGCTGCTGGATTTACAGATGCGGGTGTGGTAGTTGCAGCCATTCAAGAAGAGATGAAAAACTTTGATGGTGTGCCTAAGGATATCAAGGTAAATTATACAGGACAAATTGAAGAACAAGCTAAAGAGATGAACTTCTTAGTAAGTGCCTTCTTTGGAGGTCTTGCATTGATTTTCTTCTTACTTATTTTCCAGTTTAGCTCTATATCAAAACCAGTGATTATTATGATTGCAATCTTCTTGAGCTTTATAGGGGTTTTTGGAGGTATTATTATAAGTGGAGCGCCTTTCGTTATTATAATGACTATGATGGGTATTATATCACTTGCTGGTATTGTGGTAAATAATGGGGTGGTCCTTCTAGACTACACGCAGTTATTAGTAGATAGAAAAGAAGTAGCGCTAGGTCTTGAAGACAAGCAATTGCTTGATAAAAAAACAATGCAAGAATTGATTATAGAAGGAGGTCGTGCACGTTTACGCCCAGTATTGCTTACTGCCATCACAACCGTTCTTGGTCTAATACCGCTTGCCATAGGAATTAACATAGACTTTTTTGGATTGTTCCAAGAGTTTGATGCAGGGGTTTATGTAGGAGGTGATAACGTGATTTTCTGGGGGCCACTTGCGTGGACAGTAATCTACGGGTTAATCATAGCTACCTTCCTTACTCTTATTATCGTACCATTGCTATATTACATAGTATATCGTATTAAATATAAAATACGAGGAGGTAAAGAAACAGCAGCAGAAGAAAAAGAGCTGCCAGAAGCGGCATAA
- a CDS encoding GIY-YIG nuclease family protein — protein MAIVYILYSDNLDRYYIGSCLDLEQRIQQHILNNKGFTARAQDWKIFFKIINLEYQQAQRIEKHIKNMKSKTYLVNLKKYDEITQELIQKYK, from the coding sequence ATGGCTATAGTCTATATCCTCTATTCCGATAACCTTGACCGCTATTATATAGGCAGCTGCCTAGATTTAGAACAAAGAATTCAGCAACATATATTAAACAATAAAGGGTTTACGGCTAGAGCACAAGATTGGAAAATCTTCTTTAAAATAATAAATTTAGAATATCAACAAGCACAGAGAATCGAAAAGCATATCAAGAATATGAAAAGCAAAACATATTTAGTAAACCTCAAGAAGTATGACGAAATAACACAAGAGCTGATTCAAAAGTATAAATAA
- a CDS encoding RagB/SusD family nutrient uptake outer membrane protein, whose amino-acid sequence MKKYFIKSLLALSICAGFYSCEVQEYSDLNNPEVDAFAENLTRGDLQDLVGGILYSSRVGLGTYYDDCGVIGREYYRFSSSDPRFTSDLLGGENSVLDNNTFYITTPWSARYRTVKNANLILGFLEAQDLSAIFTNEELSATRGFLNTMIAHELLLNLNLTDEGGIRIDVADETNLGPIVSKSEALSFIKSTLDAAALDLSAGGDAFPFVLSSGFGDFNTPASFSQVSNALAARVAAYQGDFAGVLSSLEDSFLTLDNNELDLGVYHNFTQDQTDILNPMFFALNSSTAGARIAQPSFITDAETDDQRLDKVVLRESALTLDGLTGEYDVFRYTSNVDPIPIIRKEELLLLYAEANITINPMEAVTALDIIRESAGLDPYTGAMDAASLTDEMLTQRRYSLYAEGHRWIDVRRYNRLDELPIDRANDDVFSQFPIPLTEL is encoded by the coding sequence ATGAAAAAATATTTTATAAAAAGCCTACTCGCATTAAGTATTTGCGCCGGGTTTTATTCTTGTGAAGTTCAAGAATATTCAGATTTAAATAACCCTGAGGTTGATGCTTTTGCAGAAAACCTAACAAGGGGTGACCTACAAGATCTCGTAGGAGGGATTTTATACAGCTCAAGAGTTGGGCTTGGCACCTACTATGACGACTGCGGAGTTATAGGAAGAGAATACTATAGATTCTCAAGTTCTGACCCGCGTTTTACTAGTGATTTACTAGGTGGTGAGAACTCTGTGCTAGACAATAACACGTTTTATATCACAACCCCCTGGTCTGCCCGCTATAGAACTGTAAAAAATGCAAATCTTATTTTAGGTTTTCTCGAAGCCCAAGATCTCTCTGCAATATTTACTAACGAAGAGCTTAGTGCAACAAGAGGATTTCTTAATACAATGATTGCACACGAGCTACTTCTCAACCTTAATCTTACAGATGAAGGTGGTATACGTATAGATGTAGCAGATGAGACTAATCTAGGACCTATTGTTTCAAAAAGTGAAGCGTTAAGCTTTATAAAATCAACACTAGATGCTGCTGCCTTAGACCTAAGCGCTGGTGGTGATGCATTTCCATTTGTACTTTCTTCGGGCTTTGGAGATTTTAATACTCCAGCAAGCTTTAGCCAAGTAAGTAATGCGCTTGCGGCACGTGTGGCTGCATATCAAGGCGATTTTGCTGGCGTACTATCATCTCTTGAAGATTCATTTTTAACACTAGATAATAATGAATTAGATTTAGGTGTTTATCACAACTTTACTCAAGACCAGACAGATATTCTTAACCCTATGTTTTTTGCTCTCAACTCATCTACTGCAGGTGCTCGTATTGCACAACCATCTTTTATCACAGATGCCGAGACAGATGACCAACGTCTTGACAAAGTTGTGCTTAGGGAATCTGCTCTTACTCTAGATGGTCTTACTGGAGAGTATGATGTGTTTAGATATACTAGTAACGTAGACCCTATTCCAATCATACGTAAAGAAGAACTACTCTTATTATACGCAGAGGCAAACATTACAATTAACCCTATGGAGGCAGTTACAGCTTTAGATATCATACGTGAAAGTGCTGGACTGGATCCTTATACCGGAGCTATGGATGCTGCTTCTCTTACAGATGAGATGCTTACACAACGTAGGTACTCACTCTATGCAGAAGGACACAGATGGATTGATGTACGTCGTTACAATCGTCTTGATGAGCTCCCTATAGACAGAGCAAATGATGATGTATTCTCTCAATTTCCGATACCGCTTACAGAACTTTAA
- the mutS gene encoding DNA mismatch repair protein MutS, which yields MQQYNGIKAKYPDALLLFRVGDFYETFGEDAVKAAAILNITLTNRNNGGERTELAGFPHHSLNTYLPKLVKAGCRVAICDQLEDPKQTKKIVKRGVTELVTPGVAMNDDILSAKTNNFLGAVYFEKDKVGVSFLDVSTGEYLTAQGDVAYVDKLLQNFAPSELLVSKAQKKKFIESYGPDYHTFYQEDWVFHIDYARESLHKHFNVKSLKGFGVEHLTAGIIAAGAALHYLGETQHHKLQHITSISRIAADDYVWMDRFTIRNLELYNSASGVKAITLIDIIDKTTSAMGGRLLKRWLALPLKRLDEIKRRHEVVSFLSDNGDIFDKMQSHIKQIGDLERLISKVATGKISPREVIQLKNSLEAIVPIKAIASQADNDSLKIIAEQLQNCEVLRSKIKETLREEAPVSIVKGGAIAPGFHKELDDLRALSQGGKDYLEKMLERETERTGITSLKIASNNVFGYYIEVRNTHKDKVPEEWIRKQTLVNAERYITDELKEYEGKILGAEERIQAIEQQLFTELVSWVGGFIPQVQANATQIAQLDCLLGFTQLARENNYVRPTLDESQVIDIKEGRHPVIEKQLPLGEAYVTNDVYLDSADQQMIMITGPNMSGKSAILRQTALIVLLAQMGSFVPAQAAHIGLVDKIFTRVGASDNISMGESTFMVEMNETASILNNLSDRSLVLLDEIGRGTSTYDGISIAWAISEYLHEHPGRPKTLFATHYHELNEMCETFERIKNYNVSVKELKDNVLFLRKLVPGGSAHSFGIHVAKMAGMPQQVLRRATKMMGKLEKSHGSEELTGTLKDAAEEEMQLSFFNLDDPLLEEIKEEILHIDIDTLTPVEALMKLNEIKRMLVKKKSKSTS from the coding sequence ATGCAACAATACAATGGTATCAAGGCAAAATATCCTGATGCTTTGTTACTCTTTAGAGTTGGCGATTTTTATGAAACATTTGGTGAAGATGCAGTAAAAGCTGCTGCCATTCTCAATATCACGTTAACTAATCGTAATAATGGTGGAGAGCGCACTGAGCTTGCGGGCTTCCCGCATCACTCACTTAATACCTACCTGCCTAAACTCGTAAAAGCGGGTTGTCGTGTCGCTATTTGTGATCAACTTGAGGACCCAAAACAAACAAAAAAAATCGTAAAGCGAGGCGTTACAGAGCTTGTCACACCTGGCGTTGCGATGAATGATGATATACTCTCTGCAAAGACAAATAACTTTCTGGGAGCTGTATATTTTGAAAAAGACAAGGTGGGTGTTTCTTTTTTAGATGTGTCTACGGGAGAGTATCTTACGGCTCAAGGAGATGTCGCTTATGTAGATAAGTTGCTCCAGAATTTTGCACCTAGTGAATTACTTGTTTCTAAGGCTCAAAAAAAGAAATTCATAGAGTCATATGGGCCAGATTATCACACTTTTTATCAAGAAGATTGGGTTTTTCACATAGATTATGCGAGAGAATCATTGCATAAGCACTTTAATGTGAAGTCTCTTAAAGGTTTTGGTGTTGAGCATCTTACGGCAGGTATTATAGCTGCTGGGGCTGCTTTACATTATCTAGGAGAAACGCAACACCATAAGCTACAGCATATCACAAGCATAAGTCGTATTGCTGCAGATGATTATGTGTGGATGGATCGCTTTACCATACGTAACTTAGAGCTATATAACTCTGCTTCTGGAGTAAAGGCTATCACCTTAATAGATATAATAGATAAAACCACTTCTGCAATGGGCGGGCGTCTTCTTAAAAGGTGGCTTGCATTACCGCTTAAAAGGCTAGATGAGATAAAGCGACGTCACGAGGTGGTCTCATTTTTATCAGACAATGGTGATATTTTTGATAAAATGCAGTCTCATATCAAACAGATAGGAGACCTCGAGCGTTTAATAAGTAAGGTTGCAACAGGCAAGATTAGCCCGCGAGAAGTCATACAGCTCAAAAACTCTCTTGAAGCTATTGTGCCTATTAAAGCTATTGCTTCTCAAGCAGATAACGACTCGCTAAAAATCATAGCAGAACAGCTCCAAAACTGTGAAGTATTACGTTCTAAAATAAAAGAAACCTTAAGAGAAGAGGCTCCTGTCTCTATCGTAAAAGGTGGCGCAATTGCTCCTGGTTTTCATAAAGAACTAGATGATTTAAGGGCACTGTCACAAGGTGGTAAGGATTACCTAGAAAAGATGCTGGAGCGCGAGACAGAGCGCACAGGTATTACTTCTTTAAAAATAGCATCAAATAACGTTTTTGGGTATTACATAGAAGTAAGAAACACCCATAAAGATAAGGTGCCTGAGGAGTGGATCAGAAAACAAACTCTTGTCAATGCTGAGCGTTATATTACAGATGAGCTTAAGGAGTATGAGGGTAAAATACTTGGAGCAGAAGAGCGTATACAAGCCATAGAGCAGCAACTATTTACAGAGCTTGTGAGTTGGGTAGGTGGTTTTATCCCGCAAGTACAGGCTAATGCAACACAAATTGCACAACTTGATTGCTTGCTTGGGTTTACACAACTGGCAAGAGAAAATAATTATGTGAGACCCACCCTAGATGAGTCTCAAGTAATAGATATAAAGGAAGGGCGTCACCCTGTTATAGAAAAGCAATTACCACTAGGTGAGGCATATGTTACAAATGATGTATATCTAGATAGTGCAGATCAACAAATGATTATGATTACTGGACCTAATATGTCTGGTAAGAGTGCTATTTTAAGGCAAACAGCGTTAATAGTGTTGCTTGCTCAAATGGGAAGTTTTGTGCCAGCGCAAGCGGCTCACATAGGCCTAGTAGATAAGATTTTTACCAGAGTAGGAGCTAGTGATAATATATCTATGGGTGAGAGTACCTTTATGGTAGAGATGAATGAAACAGCTAGTATACTTAATAACTTGAGCGATCGCAGCCTTGTGTTGTTAGATGAAATAGGTAGGGGGACAAGTACCTACGACGGTATATCAATAGCCTGGGCAATAAGTGAGTACCTGCACGAGCACCCTGGCAGGCCAAAAACGCTTTTTGCCACACACTATCACGAGCTCAACGAGATGTGTGAAACCTTTGAGCGTATTAAGAACTATAACGTCTCTGTAAAAGAGCTTAAAGACAATGTCTTATTTCTACGTAAACTGGTGCCAGGAGGAAGTGCGCATAGTTTTGGTATACACGTAGCAAAAATGGCGGGAATGCCACAGCAAGTATTGCGTCGCGCTACTAAGATGATGGGTAAACTAGAAAAGTCTCACGGTAGTGAAGAGCTTACGGGTACCCTAAAAGATGCTGCAGAGGAAGAAATGCAACTTAGCTTCTTTAATCTAGATGATCCATTACTAGAAGAAATAAAAGAAGAGATACTTCATATAGATATTGACACGCTTACACCGGTGGAAGCACTTATGAAACTCAATGAGATAAAAAGAATGCTTGTTAAGAAAAAGAGTAAATCAACATCTTAA
- a CDS encoding SusC/RagA family TonB-linked outer membrane protein, translated as MKQKHPFIKMVYFLLFLIPCAMMGQSVVTGVISDAGNNPIPFVNVIEKGTSNGTTSNFDGNYSITLSGDSGTLEFTYLGYATQEIAVTSSQTLNVTLEESSESLDEVVISGLASSVKRSNAANAVASISAEQITGTTPPPTLDGALYGKFAGALVSQNSGAPGGGLSIKLRGATSIQGNTQPLYIIDGVYVDNSSISAGLNAVSAASAGGSASNQDNPTNRIADINPDDIQNIEILKGASAAAIYGSRAAAGVVIITTKKGKAGETQFKFGQSFGWTQVTKLLGLRNYNEQRVEDSFGPDAVPLFIAARNEGRLVDYEEEIFGEKGLISKTNFSMSGGDTKTRFYAGVTHSNENGIVKNTGYEKTSLRLNLDHRATDFLKVSLNTNYINSKSDRGFFNNDNSGTTIGVTLTGTTPWLELFPDENGVYPDNPAGASNPLQTRDRVTNRETVDRFIIGASANLDIFKAEKSSLELIMRGGLDTYGQKSRAIFPKDLQFQRPENGGQNGVAVQGDTQNRNYNLAAFLVHNYRTDNDLSFRTQAGITREYFDRNTQLITASGLVASETNVDQAANTGTNQFRLLQEDAGFFVQEEINYQDKLIGAIGLRGDKSSNNGDANKLNYYPKASLAANINKFDFWKEDGFINKLKLRTAYGEAGNFAPFGALFTSYTSFSTDGLLGISLVGVRGDAGLSPERQKELEFGTDITFLNNKIDFSATYYIKTVDDLILNSALSPSSGFTSEFVNAGELQNKGIELSLNSTIIESENFVWDASVNWFKNTSKITRLDVDPFNVGAFGATLGTFRIEEGSSATQIVGIGPNPGANGFQKFGDSEPDFQMALNNSLQYKDFQLSFLWQWKKGGDNINLTTLLSDLNGTSADYDDSGLDPTGTLANGPYRVSQLGSSAEVFVEDASYLRLREVGLYYTLPSATLENFLGGNIDNIKVGFSGTNLINIFDYNSYDPEVSNFGGGGIFTGVEVTPFPSSKRFLFNLAVNF; from the coding sequence ATGAAACAAAAACATCCATTCATCAAAATGGTTTATTTCTTGTTATTTTTAATTCCTTGTGCAATGATGGGTCAATCTGTCGTTACTGGAGTTATAAGTGATGCAGGAAATAACCCAATTCCTTTTGTAAACGTTATTGAAAAAGGAACATCAAACGGAACTACATCAAATTTTGACGGAAATTATTCTATAACATTATCTGGCGACTCTGGAACATTAGAATTTACTTATTTAGGCTACGCAACTCAAGAAATTGCAGTTACTAGCTCACAAACACTTAATGTAACTCTTGAAGAATCTTCTGAATCACTAGATGAAGTTGTTATTTCTGGACTTGCGTCTTCTGTAAAAAGATCTAACGCAGCAAATGCCGTTGCATCAATCTCTGCCGAGCAAATTACAGGTACAACACCACCACCTACACTAGACGGTGCGCTTTACGGAAAATTTGCCGGAGCGCTAGTGAGTCAAAACTCTGGAGCACCTGGTGGAGGACTTTCTATAAAATTACGTGGAGCAACTTCTATACAAGGTAATACACAACCATTATATATTATAGATGGTGTATATGTAGACAACTCTTCTATCTCTGCTGGTCTTAATGCAGTATCTGCAGCATCGGCTGGAGGTAGTGCTTCAAACCAAGACAACCCAACAAATAGAATAGCAGATATTAACCCAGATGATATACAGAACATCGAGATATTAAAAGGAGCTTCTGCTGCTGCTATTTATGGGTCTCGTGCCGCAGCTGGGGTAGTTATTATCACCACCAAAAAAGGTAAAGCTGGAGAAACACAGTTTAAATTTGGTCAATCCTTTGGATGGACTCAAGTGACTAAACTCTTAGGATTACGTAACTACAACGAGCAGCGTGTAGAAGATAGTTTTGGTCCAGATGCTGTGCCACTTTTTATAGCAGCTAGAAATGAAGGTCGCCTAGTAGATTATGAAGAAGAAATTTTTGGCGAGAAAGGTCTTATAAGTAAAACCAACTTTAGTATGAGTGGTGGTGATACCAAAACTAGATTTTATGCTGGAGTTACGCATAGTAATGAAAATGGTATTGTAAAAAATACTGGATATGAGAAAACCTCTCTTAGATTAAATTTAGATCACAGAGCAACAGACTTTTTAAAAGTATCTCTTAATACAAACTATATCAACTCAAAGTCTGATCGTGGTTTCTTTAATAATGACAACTCAGGAACAACTATTGGAGTTACATTAACAGGAACAACACCTTGGTTAGAACTATTTCCAGATGAAAATGGTGTGTATCCAGACAACCCAGCCGGTGCGTCTAACCCTTTACAGACACGCGATAGAGTAACAAATAGAGAAACAGTAGATAGATTTATCATAGGCGCCTCTGCAAATCTTGATATTTTCAAGGCTGAAAAGTCAAGCCTAGAATTAATAATGCGTGGTGGACTTGATACCTATGGACAGAAGTCAAGAGCTATCTTCCCTAAAGATTTACAATTTCAACGACCTGAAAATGGTGGTCAAAATGGTGTTGCCGTACAAGGAGATACTCAAAATAGAAACTACAACCTAGCAGCATTTTTAGTTCATAATTATAGAACAGATAATGATCTATCTTTTAGAACTCAAGCTGGTATAACTCGCGAGTATTTTGACAGAAACACACAACTTATCACAGCAAGTGGCCTTGTAGCGTCTGAAACTAATGTTGATCAAGCGGCTAATACGGGTACTAACCAGTTTAGACTACTTCAAGAAGATGCAGGATTTTTTGTACAAGAAGAGATTAACTACCAAGACAAACTTATAGGAGCTATAGGCCTTAGAGGCGATAAGTCTTCAAATAATGGGGATGCAAATAAGTTAAACTATTACCCAAAAGCTTCCCTTGCTGCCAATATCAATAAGTTTGATTTTTGGAAAGAAGATGGCTTTATAAACAAACTTAAGCTTAGAACGGCTTATGGAGAAGCTGGCAACTTTGCTCCATTTGGCGCACTATTTACCTCATATACTTCATTCTCTACAGATGGATTACTAGGTATAAGTCTTGTAGGTGTACGTGGAGACGCTGGATTAAGCCCAGAACGTCAAAAAGAACTTGAATTTGGTACAGATATTACTTTCCTTAATAATAAGATAGATTTTTCTGCAACTTACTATATCAAAACTGTAGATGATTTAATTCTCAACTCTGCACTATCACCTTCTTCAGGTTTTACTAGCGAGTTTGTTAATGCAGGTGAATTACAAAATAAAGGTATTGAGCTATCTCTTAACAGCACTATCATCGAGTCAGAAAACTTCGTTTGGGATGCTAGTGTAAACTGGTTTAAAAACACTTCAAAAATCACTCGTCTTGATGTAGATCCTTTTAACGTAGGAGCTTTTGGAGCGACATTAGGAACCTTTAGAATTGAGGAAGGGTCAAGCGCAACTCAAATTGTAGGTATAGGACCTAACCCTGGAGCAAATGGATTCCAGAAGTTTGGAGATTCTGAGCCAGATTTTCAAATGGCGCTTAATAATAGCCTTCAATATAAAGATTTTCAATTATCATTTTTATGGCAATGGAAGAAAGGTGGAGATAACATTAACTTAACTACACTTCTATCTGATCTTAATGGCACAAGTGCAGATTATGACGACTCTGGTTTAGATCCAACCGGTACGCTTGCAAATGGACCATATAGAGTAAGTCAACTAGGATCATCTGCAGAGGTATTTGTAGAGGATGCATCTTACTTAAGATTACGTGAAGTAGGTTTATACTACACGCTTCCTTCTGCTACTCTAGAAAACTTTTTAGGTGGTAATATAGATAACATTAAAGTTGGCTTCTCAGGTACTAACCTAATTAACATATTTGACTATAACAGTTATGATCCAGAAGTATCAAACTTTGGTGGTGGCGGTATCTTTACCGGTGTAGAGGTTACACCTTTCCCATCTTCTAAGCGATTCTTATTTAACCTCGCTGTAAACTTTTAA